Proteins encoded in a region of the Methanobrevibacter sp. genome:
- a CDS encoding baseplate J/gp47 family protein produces MNYVEKDYAELFEKVLQDSLEKGLISHAEEFPSYIENQEDISNYYVMDKSVLALFGERIYQEAITPVYESAKVEYAENDDLDENIGDVVGIPRPEATYAYVDVTFTLDVALDEDVNISPEVFLSTDTGIEYRTLENIFIPAGETSTTVSCMAVEAGVASKIVENTLVNIETELEVNLSCNNDNASTGGTEEYTDDEYRYLLMHWKEINLKGSAEAYEEYFASFDGIDSYKIVPCWNGTGTIKVILDPGTPEQLLRAYNDLQGKVAQMKEDITMFAPVRKLIDIYAVVNVDIDQLNPYSDVEKEKIKARIISSIKVFIDGGYTTDDTYYPGLLLGEDFIPHKLAVFLDDEIPELKNITFNYPLNYITILDEELGVSNDITIEMI; encoded by the coding sequence ATGAATTATGTTGAAAAAGATTATGCTGAGCTTTTTGAAAAAGTGTTGCAGGACAGTCTTGAAAAAGGATTGATAAGTCATGCTGAAGAGTTTCCTTCTTATATTGAGAATCAGGAAGATATTAGTAATTATTATGTGATGGATAAGTCTGTTCTTGCATTATTTGGTGAACGAATTTATCAAGAAGCGATAACTCCAGTTTATGAATCTGCAAAAGTTGAGTATGCAGAGAATGATGATTTGGATGAGAATATTGGTGATGTGGTAGGTATTCCTAGGCCTGAAGCTACTTATGCTTATGTTGATGTTACTTTTACTTTGGATGTTGCTCTTGATGAGGATGTTAATATTAGTCCTGAAGTGTTTTTGTCAACTGATACTGGTATTGAATATCGTACGTTGGAGAATATTTTTATTCCTGCAGGTGAAACCAGTACTACTGTTTCATGCATGGCTGTTGAAGCTGGTGTGGCTAGTAAGATTGTTGAAAATACTTTGGTTAATATTGAAACTGAATTGGAAGTTAATTTGTCATGTAATAATGATAATGCAAGTACTGGTGGTACTGAAGAGTATACTGATGATGAATACAGGTATCTGTTAATGCATTGGAAAGAAATTAACTTGAAGGGTTCTGCTGAGGCTTATGAGGAATATTTTGCATCTTTTGACGGTATTGATTCGTATAAGATTGTTCCTTGTTGGAATGGTACTGGGACAATAAAAGTAATATTGGACCCGGGTACTCCGGAACAATTACTGCGTGCTTATAATGATTTGCAGGGTAAAGTTGCTCAAATGAAAGAAGATATTACAATGTTTGCACCAGTAAGGAAACTTATTGATATTTATGCGGTGGTTAATGTTGATATTGACCAGTTAAATCCTTATAGTGATGTAGAGAAAGAGAAAATTAAAGCAAGAATCATATCAAGTATTAAAGTGTTTATTGATGGTGGATATACTACTGATGATACTTATTATCCAGGATTATTACTTGGTGAGGATTTTATTCCACATAAATTGGCTGTGTTTTTAGATGATGAGATTCCAGAATTAAAAAATATCACTTTCAATTATCCATTGAATTATATAACTATTCTTGATGAGGAACTTGGGGTTAGTAATGATATTACAATTGAGATGATCTAA